CATCATTTTGATATCCTTATTTTATAAGTTAATAATATATTTATTTTGTACACACTGTTTTCTTCAAAGTCCTGCTGAATCTTTATACCTTTTGTCTATAAAATTCTGCTATCGTTATTTTCGATGCAAAGGTACTATAAAAAAACGGGAAAAGAGAAGAAAAACCAAAGATTTTTCACCTCTTTCCCCTAAAATCATCATTTATAAGTAGCATTTCTGCACAAAACAAATTGAATGTGCAATATGAATATTACATTTGCTTCAAATTCTATGTTACATTTGCTTCAATTTCTTGAGATACTCTGATGAATCACTGCCAGCTTATGCTTCACAGCCTTCGAGATATCCGACGAATGAGAGATATCGTCGAGCGGTCCCAGGATGAGCGTGAGCGGCGTGCGGAGCTCGTGGGTGATATTGGTGAAGAAGCGCAGACGCTCCTCGTTGAGTTTCTGCTCCTTCTCGTGGTTCACCTTCTCTGCCCTGAGCTGGTACTTGCCCGTGGCGGGATCCAACTGTTCCACACCCGCCCAATAGGTAGAAATCCAGAGTTTGCCATCCTCCGATTGCGTCATACTGGTAATATCGTTGGTAGCAATGCTGGCAGCATCCTTGGCATCATCTATCACGCAGTTCAGTTCGCTGCTCGAGATGCCCTGTCTGTCTCTCCGCTTATAATAATTAAAGAAGCGGTTGCCATCAAAACGCCCTAAATCTGCCCAAAACGACTCAAAAATAAACTAAAAACGATACATAATCGTATTTTTGAGCGATTTGTTACCTATTTTGAACGAATTATTTCCTCCTTTTTGCCCCAATCCATGTACCTTTGCTGCCGAATTACAACAACATTTAGATTTTCAAAACTAACAATAACTAAATCGACTATTCAAATTCGTTAAGATTCAAAAAAAGATTTATGTTTTGAATAGGTATTAGGAATCTGAAAGGAAAAAGACTGTTAGTAGGGATAACTTAACTATAGACAACAACGACAAATACATAAATATAACGATAACAACAAATACATATTATATATGATGATATACAAAGCACTCTCAGTTCTCCTCTTGATGACGGGCAGCCTCCACATGATGGCAGCTCAAGATGGAACTACAGAATACACTATTCTTACCCAGAGCCCCGAACAGCACATTCAGCATTTCGGAGCCAGTGATGCATGGAGCATGCAGTTTCTCGGTCTGTGGCCAGAGAAGCAGCAGGAGCAGATAGCCGACTGGCTTTTCTCTACCGAAAATGATGCTTTGGGCAAGCCTAAAGGCATCGGACTCTCTATCTGGCGATTCAACCTGGGAGCCGGAAGCGAGGAACAGGGAAAGGCTTCGCAGATTCAGCCGGGCACCAGAACACAGTGCTTCCTCAATGCCGACGGCTCCTACGACTGGAGCAAGCAGGCTGGCCAGCGCAAGTTTCTGAAGCTTGCCCAGCAGAGAGGCGTGCCTTATTTCCTGGCCTTCTGCAACTCAGCCCCGGTTTTCTATACCCAAAACGGACTTGCCACCAACACGGGACGCGGCGGTACGCTCAACCTGAAGGATGACTGCTACGGAAAGTTCGGCAAGTTTATCGCCACTTCGCTCAAAGGCATCGAAGAGCACGATGGCATCCACTTCGACTACATCAGTCCGATTAATGAGCCTGATGGCCACTGGAACTGGACCGGACCGAAGCAGGAAGGTAGTCCGGCAACCAACCGCGAGTTTGCCAAGGTGGCAAAGGAAGTGAGCAAAGCGCTGGTAAAGAACAAGCTCAACACCCAGATATTGATCAATGAATCGAGCGACTACCGCTGTCTGCTCGGCACGCACATGACCGACTGGCAGCGAGGCTATGAAATCAACTCCTTCTTTACCAAAGACAGTACGCAAACCTATCTGGGCAAGGTGAAGCAACTGCTCCCCCTCATCGGCG
The Segatella copri DNA segment above includes these coding regions:
- a CDS encoding glycoside hydrolase, translating into MIYKALSVLLLMTGSLHMMAAQDGTTEYTILTQSPEQHIQHFGASDAWSMQFLGLWPEKQQEQIADWLFSTENDALGKPKGIGLSIWRFNLGAGSEEQGKASQIQPGTRTQCFLNADGSYDWSKQAGQRKFLKLAQQRGVPYFLAFCNSAPVFYTQNGLATNTGRGGTLNLKDDCYGKFGKFIATSLKGIEEHDGIHFDYISPINEPDGHWNWTGPKQEGSPATNREFAKVAKEVSKALVKNKLNTQILINESSDYRCLLGTHMTDWQRGYEINSFFTKDSTQTYLGKVKQLLPLIGGHSYWTNTPIPYMREIRMQIREACKQKSIKFWQTEICIMGNDEEIGGGTPYDFSMKTALYVARVIHHDLVYANAESWSWWRAAGGDYRDGLIRIYSKDGWKSGWAVDSKLMWAMGNYSRFIRPGARRYDIATTSADGKQIEEGFNDPYGVMCSAYQNADGKWVIVAINYAEDVKPVNFKFDNQEKKNWQMYRTSDISAESLAPVGTCDGNTLLAPRSITTFVQK